A window of Sodalis praecaptivus genomic DNA:
ATCGAACAAATGATTGACTGCTATCTAAAAGGCAATGAAGTCGTCTACGGCGTGCGTTCGCGACGAGACAGCGACAGTTGGTTTAAGCGAACCTCCGCTACCCTGTTTTATCGGGTCATGGCCGCGATGGGGGTTGAGCAGATTCAAGATCATGCCGATTTCAGACTTCTCAGCCGGCGTGCATTAAAAGCATTACTGACATTAAAAGAGAAAAATATTTATCTGCGTGGCATGGTGCCGTTGGTTGGATTTAAAAGTGAAAAGGTCTTTTATTCACGTGCGGTGCGCGTGGCTGGCGATACGCATTATCCTCTGACCAAGATGATCTCTTTGGCGGTTAGAGGGATCACGTCTTCTTCCATCTATCCCTTGCGCATTATCTTCCACACCGGCTTTATCATCTGCCTGCTGTCAGCGTTGATGATTATCTATACCCTCTGTCAAAAAATAATCGGCAATACGGTTGAGGGATGGACATCGATATCGCTTGCTATTTTGTTTTTCGGCGGCGTGCAGTTACTTTGTCTCGGTGTGGTGGGGGAATACATCGGCAAAATATACACTGAAGTCAAAAACAGGCCGCTTTTCTTCGTAGAAGAAGAAATAAACTCTGAAGTTACTACCAAGGACAGTGAAGCAGCGCAGGCGGCTGATGCTCTCCAGGTAACGTATAATACTTTAAATAATAATGCTAAATAGAAGACGACCCGTAATGAGTAATCTTAATTCTTCCACAGCACCGAAGACACAATTACTGAACGGTAAGCTTGCCATGCTCATCGCCGTTTTGTTGATTGGGTTTGCTATCGGATTTATCCATCAGCATTACATCTATCCTATCTATTTTCATGGCGACTCCGCGGCTATGCAGGTGCTTGCGCGCGCTATCGTAGAAAAACATAGCCTGCTGCCGAAGGATTTTTCCTATGGCAATCAGATTATTTTCCTCCGTTCTAGTTATTTCATCGCGCTTGTCATGCTGCTGGGGATGTCTGGCTATAAAGCTTATATCGTCGGCTCTGCGCTCAGTATTGCCTTTTGGTTTGTTATTACTTACCTCGCTCTCTCCTCGGTGTTCCCGCGTCGTTCTAAAGCGCTGGCGCTCGCTGTGGCGTTGTTCATCCCGTTGGGTTACAACGATCTGGATATGGTATTAGGGCAACAATCGCATTTGGCAAATATTGTATTAGCGCTTGTCGCGGCGATTATGGCGTTTCAAGCATCGCAGCGCCCGTGCCGACGCTATTTGATTTTGAGTTTTTTGCCCATAGCGCTGATGGCTTTAGAAGCACCCATTAGAGGTGCATTGGTGGCACTGCCACTGATTGTGGTGTTATTCATTTGTTTCGGTGTCCGCAGAAGCATTTATCCTTCGGCGTTATCATTAGCGGGCATCATCGTCGGTTTTGTTGGCAACGCGCTATTGCTTAGACACACCGGCCCCCTCGAAGTAAATTATTTGCAGTCGTTAACGTTGTATAATTTGCCCGCTGTCATGGCTAACCTATCACAACTCGTGATTGTCCTGCTTAGCTCAACAATGGCCACGGATGTTTTTGCAGGGATGAAGATAGTCAGCGTGGGTTTCCTGCTGTATATCCTAAGCATCGGAATACTACTCTGTTACGTGGCCGCATTTATTTATGGCATCGTAAGGGCTACGGAAAGAGTGAGGGTAAAGCTAGCCGCCGTTAATGATAATGAGCCTAGTTTGCTGGACTTTTTCTTTATTCTCGCAGCGATAGGTATTGTCATCGGTTTATTCGCGGTGGCAAGCCTGAATCCTGACTCCCCCCGCCACGTGCAATGGGCTATGTCGCTGCTCAAAATAACGTTATTCCTGTGGCTTTATGAACAATTATCCCGCATTATCAAAACCAAAAGCACGCTGGCGATCATAACAATCATTGTTGCTCTCTTGACATCGTGCTGGTATCCCGTAGTCAGCAATAAACACCTTAGTCTCAGCATTCATATCACGTTCCATCGCAATCGCGATTTCAATCGTGAAATTCTCACGTTGATGCGCCAGAATAATATCTATCAAATTTATAGCGCAGACTTTTGGGGGATATTACCGCTGAATGCGATTGATAATCGGGTAAACGCCGGTGAACTTGCCATGAATGGCGACAACTTTGTTCCTCGACATTGGCTGTCGCGCCCAAGTTGGTTCTGCGCCACGGGGGAGGTGTTTTACTATTTAAACCAGGATGTCGAAGCAGACAGGTTGATAAAAGATCGGATAGTGAAGCGCCATGGCGAATTACTTCTCACAAAAGGGGATGTGTCGATTTGGAAAGGACCCGTGATTTGGGAAAACGACCGGCAATGCGTTAACTGACCCCCGATCGACTACGGGCGCAAACGCTAGCGCCCGAACCTCGCACCGGGTGGCTTCGCTATCGCAACCCTCATCTTTTAGGACGCCAGCTCCACCAGAATCAATAGCGCCGCGCTGCCGCCAAATTCCTTCGGCGCCTGATGAAAACCTTTTATATCAGGATGTTGCGCCAGCCAGAGGGGCGTCTGTTGCTTCAAAATATGTTTGCCGTGTCCATGCATGACGCAGGCGCAATACACATGTTCTCGCCGGCAGGCGGCGATAAGCGCGCCCAGTTCCTGTTTTGCCTCCGCCTGCGTGAGCCCGTGCAGATCCAAAAACAGCTCCGGCGTATAGTCACCGCGCCGCAGCTTTTTCACCTCATAGGGGCTCACGTCCGGGCGGACATAGCGCGGCGGCCCCTCTTCCTGAAGCAGCGGCTGGAATTCATCGGAAAAGTAAAAACTGGCGTCCACCTGCTCCTGAATCAATCGTCGCGGGGGCAGGGCGGATTTCGCGCGCCGCGGCGGGGGCGGTCTTACCCGGTCCTGGGGCAGCGGCTTGGCGCCTACCACCGTCTGCCTGAACAGCAGCAGATCATCCTCCGCCAGTGTAAATCGTTTCTTCATTGTTTCGCTCTGCGCCTAGCATTTATCTCAGTTTACCCTTTCCTTACCGTTGACGGCGAAAAAAGTGGCGCCGTTTCCCTCCAAGGCTTACTGGCTGCTGCTTTGTCCGTCACTTCATGGCACACTAGCGCTTGTTGAAGAAAGTGAAGGCCGCGGAGGGCAGATTGGACAAAATTTTTGTGGATGAAGCGGTAGCGGAGATGCATACCATACAGGATATGCTGCGCTGGACGGTCAGCCGGTTTAACGCCGCGCAGCTCTATTACGGCCACGGTACCGACAATCCCTGGGATGAAGCGTTACAGCTGGTGTTGCCCAGTTTGTTCCTGCCGCTGGATCTGCCGCCGGAGATGCACGGCGCGCGCCTGACCTCCAGCGAGCGTGCCCGCGTGGTTGAGCGGGTGATCCGCCGGGTCAATGAGCGCATACCCGTGCCGTACTTGACCAACAAGGCCTGGTTCTGCGGACTGGAATTTTATGTTGACGATCGCGTGCTGATCCCGCGTTCGCCCATTGGCGAACTGATTACCGATCGCTTTCGCGATCTGTTGCCCCATCCCCCGGCGCATATCCTTGATATGTGTACCGGTAGCGGTTGCATTGCCATCGCCTGCGCCTACGCCTACCCCGAGGCGGAGGTGGACGCGGTGGATATTGCCCCCGGCGTATTGGTGGTGGCGGAGCAAAATATCCAGGCGCACGGCGTTGAGCATCAGGTCACCCCGATTCGCTCTGATTTATTCCGTGACTTACCGCCGCTGGCCTATGACGTGATCGTGACCAATCCTCCCTATGTGGATGAAGAGGATATGAACGATTTGCCGGCGGAGTTTCATGCTGAACCGGTGCTGGGCCTGGCCGCCGGCAGCGATGGCCTCAAGCTGGTGCGGCGTATTCTGGCCTGTGCGCCCGATTATCTTGCCGAGAATGGCGTGTTGATTTGCGAAGTGGGCAACAGCATGGTGCATTTGATGGCGCAATACCCGCAGGTGCCGTTCCGCTGGCTGGAGTTCGCCCAAGGTGGCGACGGTGTATTCATGTTGACGCGGCAACAGTTGATCGCCTGCGGCGAACTTTTCAAGCTGTACCGTGATTAAAACCCCTGGCCCGGCCGCAGAACTCGCGTGCGGCCGTGGCGTGTCTGTTTTATATATCAGGAATTGGTAAGGAGTCCCGATGGCAGGGAACAGTATTGGACAATTTTTCCGCGTTACCACCTTCGGCGAATCCCACGGGCCGGCCCTGGGCGGGATCGTCGACGGCGTACCGCCGGGTATCCCGCTTAGCGAGGAGGATCTGCAGCGCGATCTCGACCGCCGGCGGCCCGGCACGTCGCGCTATACCACGCAGCGGCGCGAGCCGGACCGCGTGAAGATCCTCTCCGGCGTATTCGAGGGTGTCACTACCGGCACCAGCATCGGGCTGCTTATTGAGAATACCGATCAGCGCTCGCAGGATTACAGCGCTATCAAAGATCTCTACCGTCCAGGCCACGCCGATTACAGCTACGAACAGAAGTATGGCCTGCGGGATTATCGCGGCGGCGGTCGTTCATCGGCGCGGGAAACGGCGATGCGCGTCGCCGCCGGCGCCATCGCCAAGAAATATCTAGCGCAACACTGCGGCGTGCAGGTGCGCGGTTTTCTGGCGCAAATGGGCGCTATTCGCTGCGATCTCAAAGATTGGGCTCAGGTGGAACAAAATCCCTTCTTCTGCCCGGATGTCGACCGTCTGGAGGCGCTCGATGCGCTGATGCGCGATTTGAAAAAAGCCGGGGATTCCATTGGCGCCAAGGTTACGGTCGTAGCAGAGAATTTGCCCGCCGGCCTGGGTGAGCCGGTGTTCGATCGCCTTGATGCCGATCTGGCCCACGCGCTGATGAGCATTAACGCGGTGAAAGGGGTCGAGATAGGCGATGGCTTCGCGGTCATCGGCAAGCGCGGCAGCGAAAACCGCGACGAGATTACCCCCGAAGGTTTTCAAAGCAATCACGCCGGCGGCATTCTTGGCGGCATCAGCAGCGGCCAGCCGGTTATCGCTCATCTCGCCCTGAAGCCCACCTCCAGTATCACGGTGCCCGGTCGGACGGTGAACCGCAGCGGCGAGGCGGTGGAAATGGTGACCCGCGGTCGTCACGATCCCTGCGTCGGCATTCGCGCGGTGCCGATCGCCGAGGCCATGATGGCGATCGTGTTGATGGATCATCTGTTGCGCCAGCGTGCGCAGTGCGCGGACGTTGTTGCGGCGGCGCCGATATGGTGACCATGATGCGTAGGCTAATCCCGGTCTGGCTGGCGCTGGCGGCATTCGGCGCGGGCGCCGCGCAGACGCCGTGGCAAAAAATCGAGCATCCCATCGCCGGCGCGCCCAGCGCCATCGGCAGCTTCGCCAACGGCTGTATTATCGGCGCCCAGCCGTTGCCGCTGGAGGCGGGGAATTATCAGGTGTTACGGCCGGATCAGCGGCGCTACTTCGGCCATCCGGATCTGCTGTTGTTCATCCAGCGCCTGAGTAATCAGGTGAAACATTTGGGGCTGGGAGAGGTGCTGGTCGGTGATATGGCGATGCCGGCCGGCGGCCGGTTCAGCAGCGGGCACGCCAGCCACCAGTCGGGACTGGATGCGGATATCTGGCTACAGACGCCGCGTCAGCGCTGGAGCGCCTCCCAACTGCTGAAACCCCAGCCGCTGGATCTGGTGTCGGCCAACGGCCGCGGCGTAGTGCCGCGCCTGTGGCAGCCGCAAACCGCCGCGCTGATTAAACTGGCGGCGGAGGATGACCAGGTCACCCGTATTTTTGTCAATCCGGCCATTAAAAAGCAGCTGTGCCTGGATGCGGGCAGCGATCGCGACTGGCTGCGCAAGGTCCGGCCCTGGTTCGGTCACCGGGCCCATATGCACGTTCGGCTGCGCTGTCCGCCGGGCAGCCGCGACTGCGTCGATCAGCCGGCACCGCCGCCGGGCGACGGTTGCGGCGCCGAACTGGAGAGCTGGTTTCTGCCGGCCAAACCCGGCACCGGCGCACCGGTGAAAAAAACGCCGCCGCCGCTGCCTGCCGCCTGTCAGGCGCTGCTCGACCAACATCGGGTATTGCCCTGAAAAGTAGGCCGCCGCGCCAGCGTCGCCGGGGCCAGTGATGGCCCCGCGCTACCGTCATTAGGGAATTGAGTATGGATTGGTTCGTGGTTTCGCCCTGGCTGCTGGCGGGGCTGTTTTTGGTCGCGGTACTGGCCGGGTTTATCGATACGCTGGCCGGCGGCGGCGGGCTTATCACCATCCCGGCGCTGCTGGCCGCGGGGCTGCCCCCAACGCAGGCGCTGGCGACCAATAAATTACAAAGCGTGGGCGGCAGCTTCTCCGCCAGCCTGTATTTTGTGCGTCGCGGGACGGTGAAGCTCGCCGATCAGAAACGCAATATCGCCATGACTCTGCTGGGAGCGGCGGCGGGCGCCGTTCTTATTCAACATGTGCGCGCCGATTTGCTGCGCCAACTGCTGCCGCTGCTGGTGATAGCGATAGGTCTCTATTTCCTGCTGATGCCGCGTATCGGCGCCGAAGATCGGCAACGCCGGTTATCCGGCTGGCCCTTCGCCCTGGCGGCCGGCGGCTGCGTGGGGTTTTACGATGGCTTTTTTGGGCCCGGCGCCGGCTCATTTTACGCTCTGGCTTTTGTTATGCTAAGCGGCTATAACCTCGCCACCGCCACCGCACATGCCAAGGTGCTGAATTTTACCTCCAATTTCGGCGGTCTGATGCTGTTTGTCCTTTCGGGCAAAGTGATATGGGCGGTCGGTCTGGTGATGCTGGCGGGACAAATTCTGGGCGCACGGCTTGGCGCCCGCATGGTGCTGGCGAGAGGGCAGCAGCTGATCCGGCCGATGATCGTGGCGGTGTCGCTGTTGATGAGTATCAAACTGATTTATGACAATCACGGCGCCGCTATTGCGCACTGGCTGACCGTGTGGCTGTAAAGGTAAAGCATGTCCGTACAAACCCATCATTATCAACAGTTGATTGACGCCTTCGACGGCTGTTTTGCCGACACGTTGAATACGCGGTTAATTAAAGGCGACGAAGAGCCCCTCTATTTGCCAGCCGACGAGGCGGCGCCCTATCATCGCATTATCTTCGCCCACGGCTATTATGCCAGCGCGCTGCACGAAATCGCCCACTGGTGTATCGCGGGCGCTCGCCGCCGGCTTTTGGTCGATTTCGGCTACTGGTATTGCCCCGACGGGCGCGATGCCGACACGCAGGCGCAGTTTGAACGCGCCGAAATCAAACCGCAGGCGCTGGAGTGGATGTTTTGCATCGCCGCCGGCTTCCCCTTTCATGTCAGCTGCGATAATCTCAATGGAGATTGTGAGCCTGATCGCATTTTATTCCAGCGGCAGGTGCATGCGCAGGTCATGTTGAATCTGGAAAACGGGGTAGGGCCACGCCCGGCGGCGTTTATACAGGCGCTGCATCGCTATTATCAAACGCCGCCGCTGGCGCAACAGCAGTTCCCTTTGCCATCAGAGCTAAACGAATAGCATTACAACATCATCAAGAGGATGAGTATGATCGCGGATTTTGAAGCGCGCATTCTGGCGCAGATCGATGAAATGGTCGAGCATGCCAGTGACGATGAACTGTTCGCCGGCGGCTATCTGCGCGGTCATCTGACGCTGGCGGTCGCGGAAACCGAACAGAACGGCGAGCATACCCTGGAGGCGCTGCATAGCCGAGTGCAGGAAAGTCTTGAGCGCGCCATCAGTAAAGGGGAGCTGTCGCCGCCGGATCAGATTTTGGTCAAAACCATGTGGCAAACGCTCTATCAGCGCGCCGCGGGCTGAGTCGCGCCACCGTGACGCTGACCCGCCCCCGGTTTCGCGTCGCATGGGACGGCGGTGGAGCAGTAGCGCGGTTTCGCGCCGCGCAGGACGCCGATGGACGTCGATGGGGCAGTAGCGCGGTTACGCGTCGCGCGGGGCGCCGATGGACGGCAGTGGAGCAGTAGCGCGGTTTCGCGCCGCGCGGGGCGCCCATGGACGGCGGCGGGGGAGTAGCGCGGTTTCACGTCGCGCAGGACGCCGATGGACGGCGGTGGGGCAGTAGCGCGGTTTCGCGCGGCAATCAGCGGCGGTAGCGGACGTCCAAGGTTCAGCCGTCCCGCGCAGCGGCTTACAACAACGGCTGTTCAGTAGGAGAGGGTGAATGTAGCCCTCCTTGCGCCCAGCGCCTGCTTCACCCGCTTATGAGTCCTCTGCGCGCGGGGAGGTAGGCCGCCGCTGGACGATCTCTCTCCCCTTCAATAATTTGCGTATCCAGAAACGGTTGGGATTCAAGGCCTGTGCCACGGTGCGGTTAACCGGCAAGGGCTCGCCGAATATCTGGGCCGCCACGATTTCCGCCGCCAGCGGCGCGCTGCACAGGCCGCGGGAACCCAATCCCCCCAGCATGAATAAATTGGCATACCCCGGGGCCGCCGGCAGCGGCGCACGGTCCGGTGGCTGCTGCGCCAGGTTAGCGTAGGCGCGCAAGGTCGCCTCGAAATCCGGCACGTTGCCCACTAACGGCAAATGGTCGCGGACCGCGCTGCGAACGCCGCAACGCGCCTGCTGGCCGCTGATATCCACCGCGTCCAGCCAAGGCGCCTCCGGCAGGCAATCCCGCAATCGTTGCAGATTTTGCTGCTGTTCGCTTTCACGGTAATCCGTACCGGCGTCGCCGCGTTGATAGCTGGCCCCCAAGCAATGGCTTGCGTTGCCGGGGCTTTGCGGCGTGAGATAACCATCAAAACACAGGACCTGGCGCAGCGCCGCCAGCGGCGCCGTTGCCGGTATATGACTCACTTGACCGCGCGCCGCATAAAGCGGCAGCAACGCGGTAGGGGCCAGTGCGCTCATCCCCTGTCCGTTGGCCAACACGACCGTGGCGTGGCGCGCTTCGACTCCGTCGGCGAACCTCAGCCTCCAGCCGCCGCTGCCGTCGGCGCTTAGGCCGTTGACCGGCCTGCGGTAGTGTGTTTGCAGCCCCTGGCGCGCGGCAAGCTGTAGCGCGCCGGCGGTCAACTGCGCCGGATTGAGCCAGCCTCCCGCCGGATACATTAGGCCGTCCCGGCCGGTTTCTACCCCGACCAGAGCGGCCATGTCCTTACGCGCCACCGGCCGCACCAAGGTGGTTGGCCAGCCGGCGCCAAGGATCTGGGCAATTTTGGCGGCGCTTTTCTCGTCCCAGGCCAGCTGGGTGACACCGCACCAATGATGTTCAAAGACCAGGCCTTGCGCCGCCAGCTGTTGATAGCAGCGCAGCGCATAGGGAAAGGCGGTGGCGTAAAATTGGGCCAAGGCATCATACCGGTGATTGAGCAGCGGATAGAGTGCGCCCTGACGATTGCCGGACGCGCCTTGCGCCGGTTGACCGTCGGCGCAATAGAGCGTGACGCGGGCGCCGCGCCGTTGTATCGCCAGCGCGGTAAGCGCGCTGGCGATACCGCCGCCGATAATCGCTACATCGTCAGGAACCGCGGCCGCGGGACGGGCGTACCAGGGCGCCGCGCCGGGGACGGGACGCGGCAGGCGCGTGCCGGTAAGCATCTCCCGCTTACGGCCGAACCCGTTAACCTTCGTCACGGCGAATCCGGCCTGCTGAAGCCCGCGGCGAACAAAGCCGGCGGCGGTAAAGGTAGCGAAACTGCCGGTCGGCGCCGCTAACCGGGCCATGGCGGCAAACAGCGTTTCCTGCCACATGTCGGGGTTTTTCGCCGGCGCGAAGCCATCGAGAAACCAGGCGTCGACGCCACCGTTAAGGCTGGGATCCAGCGTCGGGATCAGCGCGTTTACATCGCCGAAGCCGATATCGAGAATCACTCGGCCTTGCGCCAGCTCCAGGCGATGATAGCCGGCCAGCGGCTGCGGCCAGAGGGTTTGCAGTTCGCGCGCCAGCGGCGCCAGTTCTTCCCAGGGCTCAAGCGCGCTGCGCAAATCCTCAGGAGCGAGGGGGAATTTCTCAAAGCTGATGAAGTGCAGGCGCCGCGCGCCCGTTATTAGCTGTTGCCGGCAATGTTGGTCAAAAGCATGCCATAACGCCAGAAAATTGAGGCCGGTGCCGAACCCGGTTTCCGCCACCCTGAAAACCGGGCGCGGATGATGGCTAAAGCGGGCGGGCAAGCCGTTTCCGTTGAGAAAAACATGGCGCGTTTCCGCCAGACCATCCTGATTGGAAAAGTAAACGTCATCAAATTTTTGGGATACAGGTGTACCCTGTTCGTTCCAGCGCACGACGGCGGGTACAATAGCGTGGCGGTTCACGGCAGCAGGCTCACGGCAGGGAAAGTGGCACGATTCTAACCACGCGGGCTTTCCGGTGCAAATTTTGCTAACATCCGCTGATCGGACTTGTTCAGCTTACATCTGTAAGCTAAAGTGCGTGACTGAAACTCAAATATTATTACAAGAGGTATTAAATGAAACGTGCTGTGATTACCGGCCTGGGGATCTTATCAAGTATCGGTAACGACCAAAAAGAAGTCCTGGCCTCGTTGCAACAAGGCCGCTCCGGGATTACCTTTTCCCAGGAATTGAAAGATTCCGGCATGCGTAGCCATGTCTGGGGCAATGTCAAACTCGATACTACCGGGCTGATTGATCGCAAAATGGCGCGCTTTATGAGTGATGCCTCTGTCTACGCCTTCCTGTCCATGGAGCAGGCGATTGCCGATTCCGGCCTAACCCCCGACATGGTCTCCAACGATCGTACCGGCCTTATCGTGGGCTCCGGCGGCGGCTCACCGCGCAATCAGGTTGCCGGATCCGACGGCATGCGCGCCCGCGGTTTGCGCGGCGTGGGGCCCTATATGGTCACCAAAGCCATGGCCTCCGGCGTATCGGCGTGTCTGGCGACGCCTTTTAAAATCCGCGGCGTCAATTATTCCATCAGTTCCGCCTGTTCGACCTCCGCGCACTGTATCGGCAATGCGGTGGAAATGATCCAGCTCGGCAAACAAGATGTGGTCTTCGCCGGCGGCGGTGAAGAGCTGTGCTGGGAAATGGCCTGTGAATTCGATGCCATGGGGGCGTTGTCCACCCGCTACAACGAAACGCCGCAGAAAGCGTCGCGCACCTATGACGTTAATCGCGACGGCTTTGTTATCGCCGGCGGCGGCGGTATCGTGGTCGTGGAAGAGCTGGAGCACGCCCTGGCCCGCGGCGCCCATATCTATGCCGAAATCATCGGTTATGGCGCGACCTCCGACGGCGCGGACATGGTAGCGCCGTCCGGCGAAGGCGCCATCCGTTGTATGCAGATGGCGCTGAAAGAGGTAGATACGCCGGTGGATTATCTTAACGTGCACGGCACCTCCACCCCGGTCGGCGACGTGAAAGAGCTGTGGGCGATTCGCGAAACCTTCGGCAGCCAGCATCCGGCGTTCTCCTCCACCAAAGCGATGACCGGCCACTCGCTGGGCGCAGCAGGGGTGCATGAGACGATCTTTACGCTGCTGATGTTGGAGCATGGTTTCATCGCCCCGAGCATCAATATTGACGAACTCGATCCGCAGGCGGAAGGGATGAATGTCATCACCGAGCCGACCCAGCGCACCTTGACTACCGTGATGAGCAACAGCTTTGGTTTCGGCGGCACCAACGCCACGCTGGTGATGCGGAAATACCGCTGAGCCGCGTCGGATGCGGACGCGCCGTGGGATAGCGGCCTTCGCGGCCCTTTTGCCGCACACCGGCGTAAGCCTTCACGCTAACCAACGCTTCCCTCTCTACCGTGACGGCCTCGGCAGGGAAAGGGCGTTGGTTTTTTTATGCTCTCTATGCCGTTAATTGTCAGGAGCAAGCCCGCACTATGCACGCTGAACCGACTACATTGGGCACCATTCCGGCGAATAAGACGCTGTTCTCGCTGTGTAGCGCGGTGTTTCTGTGTTATTTGACCGTGGCGTTGCCGCTACCGGTTATCCCGCTTTACGTCCATGACGAGCTGGGGCTCAGTAATACCCTGGTGGGCGTCGCGGTCGGTGTTCAGTTCCTGGCCACGGTACTGACCCGCAGTTACGCCGGCAGGCTCGCCGACCAGTTCGGCGCCAAGCGATCGGCGCTACAGGGGATGGCGGCATGCGGACTGGCCGGCGTGTTCTATCTGCTTTCCGCCCTGCTGCCGTTGCCGGTTTATCCGCGCTACGGGCTGCTGCTGATAGGGCGCGTGATGCTGGGTTTTGGTGAGAGCCAATTGCTGACCGGCACCCTAAGCTGGGGGTTCGGTTTACTGGGGCAGGCGCGGGCGGGTAAGGTCATGTCGTGGAACGGCGCCGCAATTTATGGCTCGCTGGCGGTGGGTGCGCCGGTCGGTCTGCTGCTCTATCACCGCTCCGGTGGTTTTATTACTCTCGGGTTAACGACGCTGCTATTGCCGCTGCTGGCCCTGGCCTGCAATGCCCGCGTTGCGTCGATTCGACCGCATCCCGGCAATCGGCCGTCCCTCAAAGCGGTGCTCAGATTGATTTGGCTGCCGGGGATGGCGCTGGCGCTGCAGGGGGTGGGTTTTGCCGCCATCGGGACCTTCGTTTCACTGTATTTCAATCTGCGGCATTGGGATCATGCCGGTTTCGCTTTCAGCGCCTTCGGTATTGCTTTCGTCGCCCTGCGCTTTTGGGGCAGCCATTGGCCGGATCGCTTAGGCGGCGTACGGCTGACGCTCATCTCGCTGGCGGTGGAGGCGCTCGG
This region includes:
- a CDS encoding glycosyltransferase family 2 protein, which gives rise to MGYEMNLSTPPLLAIVVPCYNEEAAFPFCLHSLMEVVTGLQRSNKIQQGSHLLFVDDGSRDSTWQLICSAAAENKAVHGLKLSRNYGHQAALLAGLNLANADVIISIDADLQDDTQCIEQMIDCYLKGNEVVYGVRSRRDSDSWFKRTSATLFYRVMAAMGVEQIQDHADFRLLSRRALKALLTLKEKNIYLRGMVPLVGFKSEKVFYSRAVRVAGDTHYPLTKMISLAVRGITSSSIYPLRIIFHTGFIICLLSALMIIYTLCQKIIGNTVEGWTSISLAILFFGGVQLLCLGVVGEYIGKIYTEVKNRPLFFVEEEINSEVTTKDSEAAQAADALQVTYNTLNNNAK
- the smrB gene encoding endonuclease SmrB, which codes for MKKRFTLAEDDLLLFRQTVVGAKPLPQDRVRPPPPRRAKSALPPRRLIQEQVDASFYFSDEFQPLLQEEGPPRYVRPDVSPYEVKKLRRGDYTPELFLDLHGLTQAEAKQELGALIAACRREHVYCACVMHGHGKHILKQQTPLWLAQHPDIKGFHQAPKEFGGSAALLILVELAS
- the prmB gene encoding 50S ribosomal protein L3 N(5)-glutamine methyltransferase: MDKIFVDEAVAEMHTIQDMLRWTVSRFNAAQLYYGHGTDNPWDEALQLVLPSLFLPLDLPPEMHGARLTSSERARVVERVIRRVNERIPVPYLTNKAWFCGLEFYVDDRVLIPRSPIGELITDRFRDLLPHPPAHILDMCTGSGCIAIACAYAYPEAEVDAVDIAPGVLVVAEQNIQAHGVEHQVTPIRSDLFRDLPPLAYDVIVTNPPYVDEEDMNDLPAEFHAEPVLGLAAGSDGLKLVRRILACAPDYLAENGVLICEVGNSMVHLMAQYPQVPFRWLEFAQGGDGVFMLTRQQLIACGELFKLYRD
- the aroC gene encoding chorismate synthase, which gives rise to MAGNSIGQFFRVTTFGESHGPALGGIVDGVPPGIPLSEEDLQRDLDRRRPGTSRYTTQRREPDRVKILSGVFEGVTTGTSIGLLIENTDQRSQDYSAIKDLYRPGHADYSYEQKYGLRDYRGGGRSSARETAMRVAAGAIAKKYLAQHCGVQVRGFLAQMGAIRCDLKDWAQVEQNPFFCPDVDRLEALDALMRDLKKAGDSIGAKVTVVAENLPAGLGEPVFDRLDADLAHALMSINAVKGVEIGDGFAVIGKRGSENRDEITPEGFQSNHAGGILGGISSGQPVIAHLALKPTSSITVPGRTVNRSGEAVEMVTRGRHDPCVGIRAVPIAEAMMAIVLMDHLLRQRAQCADVVAAAPIW
- the mepA gene encoding penicillin-insensitive murein endopeptidase, giving the protein MRRLIPVWLALAAFGAGAAQTPWQKIEHPIAGAPSAIGSFANGCIIGAQPLPLEAGNYQVLRPDQRRYFGHPDLLLFIQRLSNQVKHLGLGEVLVGDMAMPAGGRFSSGHASHQSGLDADIWLQTPRQRWSASQLLKPQPLDLVSANGRGVVPRLWQPQTAALIKLAAEDDQVTRIFVNPAIKKQLCLDAGSDRDWLRKVRPWFGHRAHMHVRLRCPPGSRDCVDQPAPPPGDGCGAELESWFLPAKPGTGAPVKKTPPPLPAACQALLDQHRVLP
- a CDS encoding sulfite exporter TauE/SafE family protein, with the translated sequence MDWFVVSPWLLAGLFLVAVLAGFIDTLAGGGGLITIPALLAAGLPPTQALATNKLQSVGGSFSASLYFVRRGTVKLADQKRNIAMTLLGAAAGAVLIQHVRADLLRQLLPLLVIAIGLYFLLMPRIGAEDRQRRLSGWPFALAAGGCVGFYDGFFGPGAGSFYALAFVMLSGYNLATATAHAKVLNFTSNFGGLMLFVLSGKVIWAVGLVMLAGQILGARLGARMVLARGQQLIRPMIVAVSLLMSIKLIYDNHGAAIAHWLTVWL
- a CDS encoding elongation factor P hydroxylase, which translates into the protein MSVQTHHYQQLIDAFDGCFADTLNTRLIKGDEEPLYLPADEAAPYHRIIFAHGYYASALHEIAHWCIAGARRRLLVDFGYWYCPDGRDADTQAQFERAEIKPQALEWMFCIAAGFPFHVSCDNLNGDCEPDRILFQRQVHAQVMLNLENGVGPRPAAFIQALHRYYQTPPLAQQQFPLPSELNE
- a CDS encoding YfcL family protein, whose product is MIADFEARILAQIDEMVEHASDDELFAGGYLRGHLTLAVAETEQNGEHTLEALHSRVQESLERAISKGELSPPDQILVKTMWQTLYQRAAG
- the mnmC gene encoding bifunctional tRNA (5-methylaminomethyl-2-thiouridine)(34)-methyltransferase MnmD/FAD-dependent 5-carboxymethylaminomethyl-2-thiouridine(34) oxidoreductase MnmC, with product MNRHAIVPAVVRWNEQGTPVSQKFDDVYFSNQDGLAETRHVFLNGNGLPARFSHHPRPVFRVAETGFGTGLNFLALWHAFDQHCRQQLITGARRLHFISFEKFPLAPEDLRSALEPWEELAPLARELQTLWPQPLAGYHRLELAQGRVILDIGFGDVNALIPTLDPSLNGGVDAWFLDGFAPAKNPDMWQETLFAAMARLAAPTGSFATFTAAGFVRRGLQQAGFAVTKVNGFGRKREMLTGTRLPRPVPGAAPWYARPAAAVPDDVAIIGGGIASALTALAIQRRGARVTLYCADGQPAQGASGNRQGALYPLLNHRYDALAQFYATAFPYALRCYQQLAAQGLVFEHHWCGVTQLAWDEKSAAKIAQILGAGWPTTLVRPVARKDMAALVGVETGRDGLMYPAGGWLNPAQLTAGALQLAARQGLQTHYRRPVNGLSADGSGGWRLRFADGVEARHATVVLANGQGMSALAPTALLPLYAARGQVSHIPATAPLAALRQVLCFDGYLTPQSPGNASHCLGASYQRGDAGTDYRESEQQQNLQRLRDCLPEAPWLDAVDISGQQARCGVRSAVRDHLPLVGNVPDFEATLRAYANLAQQPPDRAPLPAAPGYANLFMLGGLGSRGLCSAPLAAEIVAAQIFGEPLPVNRTVAQALNPNRFWIRKLLKGREIVQRRPTSPRAEDS